A single genomic interval of Croceibacter atlanticus HTCC2559 harbors:
- the mscL gene encoding large conductance mechanosensitive channel protein MscL, producing the protein MGFFSDFKSFLMKGDIVALATAVIVGGAFSKIVGSLVADVIMPVIGLLLGGRNVNDLFLVLDGSGTYETIAAAKEAGAAIMTWGNFVQAIIDFVIIGFVIYMLLKGYEKTKKKEEAAPAAPKGPSQEELLIEIRDELRKK; encoded by the coding sequence ATGGGATTTTTTTCTGATTTTAAATCATTCTTAATGAAGGGTGATATTGTAGCTTTAGCAACAGCAGTAATTGTTGGAGGCGCTTTTAGCAAAATTGTTGGCTCTTTAGTAGCAGACGTTATAATGCCAGTTATAGGCCTACTTTTAGGAGGTAGAAATGTAAACGATTTATTCTTGGTATTAGACGGCAGTGGGACCTATGAAACTATTGCAGCAGCTAAAGAAGCTGGAGCAGCAATAATGACTTGGGGTAATTTTGTACAAGCAATTATAGACTTTGTAATTATAGGATTTGTAATTTATATGTTACTTAAAGGTTACGAGAAAACAAAGAAGAAAGAAGAAGCAGCACCTGCAGCACCAAAAGGACCTTCTCAAGAAGAATTACTTATCGAAATACGTGACGAATTAAGAAAGAAATAA
- a CDS encoding DoxX family membrane protein, with protein MKWVNLILRIGLGLMLFMFGLNKFFWFMPDFDFTGYPEADHLFKALRYAGEQATGKGYLMHLVGLSEVVIGVMLVTKKWVPLALAMLVPISINIVLFHAFLNLPNIGPAILVAIVNAYLMYKHRDAYKSILT; from the coding sequence ATGAAATGGGTAAACCTTATTCTTAGAATTGGCCTAGGCTTAATGCTTTTTATGTTCGGTCTAAATAAATTTTTCTGGTTTATGCCAGATTTCGATTTTACAGGTTACCCAGAAGCAGATCATTTATTTAAAGCATTGCGATATGCTGGTGAGCAAGCTACAGGAAAAGGATACTTAATGCATTTAGTAGGCTTGTCTGAGGTTGTTATAGGAGTAATGCTTGTTACAAAAAAATGGGTGCCTTTGGCGTTAGCTATGTTAGTTCCAATATCTATTAACATAGTGCTGTTTCATGCGTTTTTAAACCTTCCTAATATTGGTCCAGCAATTTTAGTAGCTATTGTAAATGCCTATTTAATGTACAAACATAGGGATGCATATAAATCTATACTTACTTAG
- a CDS encoding aspartate-semialdehyde dehydrogenase: MKVAVVGATGMVGRVMIKVLEERKFPISELLPVASKKSIGKKVIYNNQPYEVISMEDAIKQRPDIAIFSAGGSTSLEFAPKFADVGTTVIDNSSAWRMHEGVKLVVPEINANELTTEDKIIANPNCSTIQLVMVLKPLHDKYGIKRCVVSTYQSITGTGVKAVEQLRNELAGEKGEMAYPYPIHKNAIPHCDVFEENGYTKEELKLTREPQKILSDKSIALTATAVRIPVVGGHSESVNLEFNSDFDLNEVRAILSNTEGVKVQDNPDVNTYPMPIYAQGKDDVFVGRIRRDHSQSNTLNCWIVSDNLRKGAATNAVQIAEYLLKNNLIKNTSTVSYEV, translated from the coding sequence ATGAAAGTTGCTGTTGTAGGCGCTACCGGAATGGTAGGCCGTGTTATGATTAAAGTCTTAGAAGAGCGTAAATTTCCAATTTCAGAGCTACTTCCTGTAGCTTCAAAGAAATCTATAGGAAAAAAGGTTATTTATAACAATCAACCTTACGAGGTTATAAGTATGGAAGATGCAATAAAACAGCGTCCAGATATCGCTATATTTTCGGCAGGAGGAAGCACTTCATTAGAGTTTGCACCAAAATTTGCAGATGTTGGTACTACGGTTATAGATAACTCTTCTGCGTGGAGAATGCATGAAGGTGTTAAGCTTGTCGTGCCAGAAATTAATGCAAATGAGTTAACTACAGAAGATAAGATTATTGCCAACCCTAATTGTAGTACAATACAATTAGTCATGGTTTTAAAGCCGTTACACGATAAATACGGTATTAAAAGATGTGTAGTTTCTACCTATCAATCAATAACAGGAACAGGTGTTAAAGCTGTTGAACAGTTAAGAAATGAGCTTGCTGGTGAAAAAGGTGAAATGGCTTACCCTTACCCAATTCATAAGAATGCTATACCACATTGTGACGTGTTTGAAGAAAACGGGTATACTAAAGAAGAACTAAAACTTACTCGCGAACCTCAAAAAATTCTATCAGACAAAAGTATTGCGCTAACTGCAACAGCAGTAAGAATACCAGTTGTAGGTGGTCATAGCGAATCTGTAAACCTAGAGTTTAATTCTGATTTTGATTTAAATGAAGTAAGAGCTATTCTTTCAAATACAGAAGGTGTTAAAGTACAAGATAATCCAGACGTAAACACATACCCAATGCCTATTTATGCACAAGGTAAAGATGATGTATTTGTAGGAAGAATACGAAGAGATCACTCTCAATCAAACACATTAAATTGTTGGATTGTTAGTGATAATTTAAGAAAAGGAGCAGCTACAAATGCTGTGCAGATTGCTGAATATTTACTAAAAAACAACCTTATTAAGAACACCAGTACTGTAAGTTATGAAGTGTAG